The following proteins come from a genomic window of Pelmatolapia mariae isolate MD_Pm_ZW linkage group LG17, Pm_UMD_F_2, whole genome shotgun sequence:
- the LOC134646652 gene encoding protein PHTF2-like isoform X1 — protein sequence MASKVKDAVVWYQKKIGAYDQQIWEKSVEQREIKFISLGLRNKPKKTGHVKPDLIDVDLVRGSAFAKAKPESPWTSLTRKGIVRVVFFPFFYRWWIQVTSRAIFFLLLALYLLQVAAAFLYVTIPQPHGIPATEVFEAILLMLLLGTVHCQIVSTRTPKPASSSGGKRRRKLRKASQMEVHREGDGSSTTDNTQEGAPHSHSASTTYSLGAFFQDFWHDICKAGSKKSKLSIDKSTETDNGYVSLDGRVTNRSSEEGLQLHEQRCDLLNRADEACWNPHTQPAHGHATRNNGLLLAGGNKEPASDEASSEEDPEASYSALRRGVERMNSDCALRNRKNTHHYKKHYTVEDVPKSGTSCSSRCSSLRTQDSESTRHESETEDLMWEDFLHCTECRSSCTSETEGEGGGTPVCPAKKEYRDDPFHQGHLPWLHSSNPGLERVSAIVWEGNECKKADMSVLEISGMIMNRVNLYTPGIGYQVFGNLVSVALGLTPFAYRLAQYRDLDQLTTLSANELLSVALGCGSGSDVLVITMVTLSFLVRVCLIWLFFFLLSVAERTYKQRLLFAKLFGHLTSARRARKSEVPHFRLKKVQNIKMWLSLRSYLKRRGPQRSVDVIVSSAFLLTLSVVFICCAQLLHVHETFLDCHYNWELVIWCSSLTLFLLRFVTLGSETSKKYSNTSILLTEQINLYLKMEKKPNKKEELTLVNNVLKLATKLLKELDSPFRLYGLTMNPLLYNITQVVILSAVSGVISDLLGFNLKLWKIKS from the exons GGCTTGAGGAACAAGCCAAAGAAGACGGGACACGTTAAACCAGATCTCATCGATGTGGACTTGGTTAGAG GGTCTGCGTTTGCCAAGGCCAAACCTGAGAGTCCATGGACGTCACTGACCCGGAAGGGCATCGTTCGAGTCGTCTTCTTCCCGTTTTTTTACAGATGGTGGATCCAGGTCACCTCCAGGGCCATTTTCTTCTTACTGCTGGCACTCTATCTGCTGCAAG TCGCTGCAGCATTCCTGTATGTGACCATCCCGCAGCCTCATGGGATACCGGCCACCGAGGTCTTTGAAGCCATCTTGCTCATGTTGCTGCTGGGCACCGTCCACTGTCAGATTGTCTCCACCAGGACCCCGAAACCTGCCTCCAGCAGTGGGGGGAAGAGACGCAG GAAGTTGAGGAAGGCATCTCAGATGGAGGTGCATAGGGAAGGCGACGGGTCTAGCACTACCGATAACACACAGGAGGGGGCGCCACACTCCcactcagccagcaccacataCAGCCTGGGCGCTTTCTTCCAAGATTTCTGGCATGATATCTGTAAAGCTGG GTCCAAGAAGTCCAAGCTTTCCATCGATAAATCCACAGAAACGGACAACGGCTACGTGTCGCTGGACGGCCGCGTGACCAATCGCAGTAGCGAGGAGGGGCTCCAGCTCCACGAGCAGCGATGCGATTTGTTAAATAGGGCTGACGAGGCGTGCTGGAACCCGCACACGCAGCCTGCACACGGTCACGCTACCCGCAACAATGGACTGCTGCTGGCTGGCGGTAATAAG GAGCCGGCGTCGGATGAGGCTTCCAGTGAGGAGGACCCTGAAGCGTCCTACAGCGCCCTCCGCAGGGGAGTGGAAAGAATGAACAGTGACTGTGCACTCCGAAATCGCAAGAATACGCACCACTATAAGAAACACTACACTGTGGAG GATGTCCCCAAGTCTGGTACCAGCTGCAGCTCCAGATGTTCAAGTCTGAGGACTCAGGATTCAGAGAGTACTCGACATGAGTCTGAGACCGAGGACCTGATGTGGGAGGACTTTCTGCACTGCACTGAGTGCCGATCGTCCTGCACGTCAGAGACAG agggagaaggaggaggaacgCCTGTGTGTCCGGCCAAGAAGGAATACAGAGACGACCCTTTCCATCAG GGTCACCTTCCCTGGCTGCACAGCTCCAACCCCGGCCTGGAAAGGGTGAGCGCCATCGTGTGGGAGGGAAACGAGTGCAAGAAAGCAGACATGTCTGTCCTAGAGATCAGCGGCATGATCATGAACAGA GTGAATCTTTACACTCCTGGAATCGGTTACCAGGTCTTTGGGAACCTAGTTTCAGTAGCACTTGGGCTCACACCCTTTGCTTACAG ACTGGCTCAGTACCGTGACCTGGATCAGCTGACCACTCTCTCAGCCAATGAGCTTCTGTCTGTGGCGCTGGGGTGTGGGTCTGGTTCAGATGTCCTGGTAATCACCATGGTAACGCTCAGCTTCCTGGTGCGCGTTTGCCTTATCTGgctcttcttcttcctgctcagCGTAGCAGAGAGGACATACAAACAG AGACTTCTGTTTGCCAAACTTTTCGGTCACCTGACTTCGGCCCGCAGAGCGAGGAAGTCTGAGGTCCCACATTTTAGGCTGAAGAAAGTTCAGAACATCAAGATGTGGCTGTCGCTACGCTCCTACCTCAAG AGACGGGGTCCTCAGCGTTCGGTGGATGTCATTGTATCGTCTGCTTTCCTGCTCACGTTGTCAGTCGTCTTCATCTGCTGTGCTCAG TTGCTCCATGTCCATGAAACGTTCCTGGACTGTCACTATAACTGGGAGCTGGTGATCTGGTGCTCCAGTCTGACTCTGTTCCTGCTCCGGTTCGTCACTCTGGGCTCGGAGACCAGCAAGAAGTATAGCAACACCTCCATCCTGCTCACTGAACag ATTAACCTGTATCTGAAGATGGAGAAGAAGCCAAACAAGAAGGAGGAGCTGACACTGGTCAACAATGTTTTAAAACTGGCAACCAAACTACTCAAG GAGTTGGATAGTCCGTTCAGGTTGTACGGTTTGACGATGAACCCTCTGCTCTACAACATCACCCAGGTGGTCATCCTGTCTGCTGTGTCAGGAGTCATATCTGACCTGTTAGGATTTAACCTGAAG CTGTGGAAGATCAAATCATGA
- the LOC134646652 gene encoding protein PHTF2-like isoform X3 — MASKVKDAVVWYQKKIGAYDQQIWEKSVEQREIKFISLGLRNKPKKTGHVKPDLIDVDLVRGSAFAKAKPESPWTSLTRKGIVRVVFFPFFYRWWIQVTSRAIFFLLLALYLLQVAAAFLYVTIPQPHGIPATEVFEAILLMLLLGTVHCQIVSTRTPKPASSSGGKRRRSKKSKLSIDKSTETDNGYVSLDGRVTNRSSEEGLQLHEQRCDLLNRADEACWNPHTQPAHGHATRNNGLLLAGGNKEPASDEASSEEDPEASYSALRRGVERMNSDCALRNRKNTHHYKKHYTVEDVPKSGTSCSSRCSSLRTQDSESTRHESETEDLMWEDFLHCTECRSSCTSETEGEGGGTPVCPAKKEYRDDPFHQGHLPWLHSSNPGLERVSAIVWEGNECKKADMSVLEISGMIMNRVNLYTPGIGYQVFGNLVSVALGLTPFAYRLAQYRDLDQLTTLSANELLSVALGCGSGSDVLVITMVTLSFLVRVCLIWLFFFLLSVAERTYKQRLLFAKLFGHLTSARRARKSEVPHFRLKKVQNIKMWLSLRSYLKRRGPQRSVDVIVSSAFLLTLSVVFICCAQLLHVHETFLDCHYNWELVIWCSSLTLFLLRFVTLGSETSKKYSNTSILLTEQINLYLKMEKKPNKKEELTLVNNVLKLATKLLKELDSPFRLYGLTMNPLLYNITQVVILSAVSGVISDLLGFNLKLWKIKS; from the exons GGCTTGAGGAACAAGCCAAAGAAGACGGGACACGTTAAACCAGATCTCATCGATGTGGACTTGGTTAGAG GGTCTGCGTTTGCCAAGGCCAAACCTGAGAGTCCATGGACGTCACTGACCCGGAAGGGCATCGTTCGAGTCGTCTTCTTCCCGTTTTTTTACAGATGGTGGATCCAGGTCACCTCCAGGGCCATTTTCTTCTTACTGCTGGCACTCTATCTGCTGCAAG TCGCTGCAGCATTCCTGTATGTGACCATCCCGCAGCCTCATGGGATACCGGCCACCGAGGTCTTTGAAGCCATCTTGCTCATGTTGCTGCTGGGCACCGTCCACTGTCAGATTGTCTCCACCAGGACCCCGAAACCTGCCTCCAGCAGTGGGGGGAAGAGACGCAG GTCCAAGAAGTCCAAGCTTTCCATCGATAAATCCACAGAAACGGACAACGGCTACGTGTCGCTGGACGGCCGCGTGACCAATCGCAGTAGCGAGGAGGGGCTCCAGCTCCACGAGCAGCGATGCGATTTGTTAAATAGGGCTGACGAGGCGTGCTGGAACCCGCACACGCAGCCTGCACACGGTCACGCTACCCGCAACAATGGACTGCTGCTGGCTGGCGGTAATAAG GAGCCGGCGTCGGATGAGGCTTCCAGTGAGGAGGACCCTGAAGCGTCCTACAGCGCCCTCCGCAGGGGAGTGGAAAGAATGAACAGTGACTGTGCACTCCGAAATCGCAAGAATACGCACCACTATAAGAAACACTACACTGTGGAG GATGTCCCCAAGTCTGGTACCAGCTGCAGCTCCAGATGTTCAAGTCTGAGGACTCAGGATTCAGAGAGTACTCGACATGAGTCTGAGACCGAGGACCTGATGTGGGAGGACTTTCTGCACTGCACTGAGTGCCGATCGTCCTGCACGTCAGAGACAG agggagaaggaggaggaacgCCTGTGTGTCCGGCCAAGAAGGAATACAGAGACGACCCTTTCCATCAG GGTCACCTTCCCTGGCTGCACAGCTCCAACCCCGGCCTGGAAAGGGTGAGCGCCATCGTGTGGGAGGGAAACGAGTGCAAGAAAGCAGACATGTCTGTCCTAGAGATCAGCGGCATGATCATGAACAGA GTGAATCTTTACACTCCTGGAATCGGTTACCAGGTCTTTGGGAACCTAGTTTCAGTAGCACTTGGGCTCACACCCTTTGCTTACAG ACTGGCTCAGTACCGTGACCTGGATCAGCTGACCACTCTCTCAGCCAATGAGCTTCTGTCTGTGGCGCTGGGGTGTGGGTCTGGTTCAGATGTCCTGGTAATCACCATGGTAACGCTCAGCTTCCTGGTGCGCGTTTGCCTTATCTGgctcttcttcttcctgctcagCGTAGCAGAGAGGACATACAAACAG AGACTTCTGTTTGCCAAACTTTTCGGTCACCTGACTTCGGCCCGCAGAGCGAGGAAGTCTGAGGTCCCACATTTTAGGCTGAAGAAAGTTCAGAACATCAAGATGTGGCTGTCGCTACGCTCCTACCTCAAG AGACGGGGTCCTCAGCGTTCGGTGGATGTCATTGTATCGTCTGCTTTCCTGCTCACGTTGTCAGTCGTCTTCATCTGCTGTGCTCAG TTGCTCCATGTCCATGAAACGTTCCTGGACTGTCACTATAACTGGGAGCTGGTGATCTGGTGCTCCAGTCTGACTCTGTTCCTGCTCCGGTTCGTCACTCTGGGCTCGGAGACCAGCAAGAAGTATAGCAACACCTCCATCCTGCTCACTGAACag ATTAACCTGTATCTGAAGATGGAGAAGAAGCCAAACAAGAAGGAGGAGCTGACACTGGTCAACAATGTTTTAAAACTGGCAACCAAACTACTCAAG GAGTTGGATAGTCCGTTCAGGTTGTACGGTTTGACGATGAACCCTCTGCTCTACAACATCACCCAGGTGGTCATCCTGTCTGCTGTGTCAGGAGTCATATCTGACCTGTTAGGATTTAACCTGAAG CTGTGGAAGATCAAATCATGA
- the LOC134646652 gene encoding protein PHTF2-like isoform X2, translating into MASKVKDAVVWYQKKIGAYDQQIWEKSVEQREIKGLRNKPKKTGHVKPDLIDVDLVRGSAFAKAKPESPWTSLTRKGIVRVVFFPFFYRWWIQVTSRAIFFLLLALYLLQVAAAFLYVTIPQPHGIPATEVFEAILLMLLLGTVHCQIVSTRTPKPASSSGGKRRRKLRKASQMEVHREGDGSSTTDNTQEGAPHSHSASTTYSLGAFFQDFWHDICKAGSKKSKLSIDKSTETDNGYVSLDGRVTNRSSEEGLQLHEQRCDLLNRADEACWNPHTQPAHGHATRNNGLLLAGGNKEPASDEASSEEDPEASYSALRRGVERMNSDCALRNRKNTHHYKKHYTVEDVPKSGTSCSSRCSSLRTQDSESTRHESETEDLMWEDFLHCTECRSSCTSETEGEGGGTPVCPAKKEYRDDPFHQGHLPWLHSSNPGLERVSAIVWEGNECKKADMSVLEISGMIMNRVNLYTPGIGYQVFGNLVSVALGLTPFAYRLAQYRDLDQLTTLSANELLSVALGCGSGSDVLVITMVTLSFLVRVCLIWLFFFLLSVAERTYKQRLLFAKLFGHLTSARRARKSEVPHFRLKKVQNIKMWLSLRSYLKRRGPQRSVDVIVSSAFLLTLSVVFICCAQLLHVHETFLDCHYNWELVIWCSSLTLFLLRFVTLGSETSKKYSNTSILLTEQINLYLKMEKKPNKKEELTLVNNVLKLATKLLKELDSPFRLYGLTMNPLLYNITQVVILSAVSGVISDLLGFNLKLWKIKS; encoded by the exons GGCTTGAGGAACAAGCCAAAGAAGACGGGACACGTTAAACCAGATCTCATCGATGTGGACTTGGTTAGAG GGTCTGCGTTTGCCAAGGCCAAACCTGAGAGTCCATGGACGTCACTGACCCGGAAGGGCATCGTTCGAGTCGTCTTCTTCCCGTTTTTTTACAGATGGTGGATCCAGGTCACCTCCAGGGCCATTTTCTTCTTACTGCTGGCACTCTATCTGCTGCAAG TCGCTGCAGCATTCCTGTATGTGACCATCCCGCAGCCTCATGGGATACCGGCCACCGAGGTCTTTGAAGCCATCTTGCTCATGTTGCTGCTGGGCACCGTCCACTGTCAGATTGTCTCCACCAGGACCCCGAAACCTGCCTCCAGCAGTGGGGGGAAGAGACGCAG GAAGTTGAGGAAGGCATCTCAGATGGAGGTGCATAGGGAAGGCGACGGGTCTAGCACTACCGATAACACACAGGAGGGGGCGCCACACTCCcactcagccagcaccacataCAGCCTGGGCGCTTTCTTCCAAGATTTCTGGCATGATATCTGTAAAGCTGG GTCCAAGAAGTCCAAGCTTTCCATCGATAAATCCACAGAAACGGACAACGGCTACGTGTCGCTGGACGGCCGCGTGACCAATCGCAGTAGCGAGGAGGGGCTCCAGCTCCACGAGCAGCGATGCGATTTGTTAAATAGGGCTGACGAGGCGTGCTGGAACCCGCACACGCAGCCTGCACACGGTCACGCTACCCGCAACAATGGACTGCTGCTGGCTGGCGGTAATAAG GAGCCGGCGTCGGATGAGGCTTCCAGTGAGGAGGACCCTGAAGCGTCCTACAGCGCCCTCCGCAGGGGAGTGGAAAGAATGAACAGTGACTGTGCACTCCGAAATCGCAAGAATACGCACCACTATAAGAAACACTACACTGTGGAG GATGTCCCCAAGTCTGGTACCAGCTGCAGCTCCAGATGTTCAAGTCTGAGGACTCAGGATTCAGAGAGTACTCGACATGAGTCTGAGACCGAGGACCTGATGTGGGAGGACTTTCTGCACTGCACTGAGTGCCGATCGTCCTGCACGTCAGAGACAG agggagaaggaggaggaacgCCTGTGTGTCCGGCCAAGAAGGAATACAGAGACGACCCTTTCCATCAG GGTCACCTTCCCTGGCTGCACAGCTCCAACCCCGGCCTGGAAAGGGTGAGCGCCATCGTGTGGGAGGGAAACGAGTGCAAGAAAGCAGACATGTCTGTCCTAGAGATCAGCGGCATGATCATGAACAGA GTGAATCTTTACACTCCTGGAATCGGTTACCAGGTCTTTGGGAACCTAGTTTCAGTAGCACTTGGGCTCACACCCTTTGCTTACAG ACTGGCTCAGTACCGTGACCTGGATCAGCTGACCACTCTCTCAGCCAATGAGCTTCTGTCTGTGGCGCTGGGGTGTGGGTCTGGTTCAGATGTCCTGGTAATCACCATGGTAACGCTCAGCTTCCTGGTGCGCGTTTGCCTTATCTGgctcttcttcttcctgctcagCGTAGCAGAGAGGACATACAAACAG AGACTTCTGTTTGCCAAACTTTTCGGTCACCTGACTTCGGCCCGCAGAGCGAGGAAGTCTGAGGTCCCACATTTTAGGCTGAAGAAAGTTCAGAACATCAAGATGTGGCTGTCGCTACGCTCCTACCTCAAG AGACGGGGTCCTCAGCGTTCGGTGGATGTCATTGTATCGTCTGCTTTCCTGCTCACGTTGTCAGTCGTCTTCATCTGCTGTGCTCAG TTGCTCCATGTCCATGAAACGTTCCTGGACTGTCACTATAACTGGGAGCTGGTGATCTGGTGCTCCAGTCTGACTCTGTTCCTGCTCCGGTTCGTCACTCTGGGCTCGGAGACCAGCAAGAAGTATAGCAACACCTCCATCCTGCTCACTGAACag ATTAACCTGTATCTGAAGATGGAGAAGAAGCCAAACAAGAAGGAGGAGCTGACACTGGTCAACAATGTTTTAAAACTGGCAACCAAACTACTCAAG GAGTTGGATAGTCCGTTCAGGTTGTACGGTTTGACGATGAACCCTCTGCTCTACAACATCACCCAGGTGGTCATCCTGTCTGCTGTGTCAGGAGTCATATCTGACCTGTTAGGATTTAACCTGAAG CTGTGGAAGATCAAATCATGA
- the LOC134647172 gene encoding adiponectin receptor protein 2 isoform X1, whose translation MSPREKGDLPTSGSSTSHLSTAECPAHSGSVPECDDKKRVSEEDDRGRKEEETEQEEDERNGDEGFMGMTPLLQAHHAMEKMEEFVHKMWEGRWRVIPHDVLPDWLKDNDFLLHGHRPPMPSFRACFKSIFRIHTETGNIWTHLLGCLFFLCLGLMYMFRPNMSFVAPVQEKVVIGMFFLGAILCLSFSWLFHTVYCHSEGVSRVFSKLDYSGIAFLIMGSFVPWLYYSFYCSPQPCFIYLIVVCVLGLAAITVSQCDFFATPQYRGVRAGVFVGLGLSGVVPTLHFVISEGLIKATTIGQMGWLFLMATLYITGACLYAARIPERFFPGKCDIWFHSHQLFHILVVAGAFVHFHGVSNLQEFRFTAGGGCTEDGNL comes from the exons ATGAGTCCACGGGAGAAAGGAGACTTGCCCACCTCAGGTTCTTCAACCAGTCACCTCAGCACCGCAGAGTGCCCCGCACACAGTGGG AGTGTCCCAGAATGCGACGACAAGAAAAGGGTAAGCGAAGAGGATgacagaggaagaaaagaggaggaaacggagcaggaggaggatgagAGGAACGGTGATGAAGGCTTCATGGGAATGACTCCACTCCTGCAAGCACACCACGCCATGGAGAAGATGGAGGAGTTTGTACAcaag ATGTGGGAGGGTCGGTGGCGCGTCATTCCTCATGATGTACTCCCCGATTGGCTGAAGGACAATGACTTCCTGCTTCACGGCCACAGACCTCCCATGCCTTCGTTTCGCGCCTGCTTCAAGAGCATCTTTAGAATCCACACAGAGACGGGAAACATCTGGACACACCTGCTAG gctgtttgtttttcctctgtctGGGCCTGATGTACATGTTCAGACCCAATATGTCTTTTGTGGCTCCGGTCCAAGAGAAGGTGGTGATCGGGATGTTTTTCCTGGGAGCCATCCTCTGCCTCTCATTCTCCTGGCTCTTCCACACAGTCTACTGCCACTCTGAGGGCGTGTCCAGAGTCTTCTCCAA GTTGGACTACAGTGGGATCGCCTTCCTGATCATGGGCTCCTTCGTCCCCTGGTTGTATTATTCCTTCTACTGCTCCCCTCAGCCCTGCTTCATCTACCTGATAGTGGTCTGTGTACTAGGACTGGCTGCCATCACCGTATCACAGTGCGACTTCTTTGCTACTCCACAGTACAGAGGAGTCAGAGCAG GTGTGTTTGTGGGCCTTGGTCTGAGCGGCGTGGTTCCCACCCTGCACTTTGTCATCAGTGAGGGTCTGATCAAGGCGACCACCATTGGCCAGATGGGCTGGCTGTTCCTCATGGCCACGCTCTACATCACCGGAGCCTGTCTGTACGCCGCCCGAATCCCCGAGAGGTTCTTCCCCGGCAAGTGTGACATCTGG TTTCACTCCCATCAGTTGTTCCACATCTTGGTGGTCGCCGGGGCTTTCGTTCACTTCCACGGCGTCTCCAACCTGCAGGAGTTTCGCTTCACAGCAGGAGGAGGCTGCACTGAGGATGGCAATCTctaa
- the LOC134647172 gene encoding adiponectin receptor protein 2 isoform X2, producing the protein MGMTPLLQAHHAMEKMEEFVHKMWEGRWRVIPHDVLPDWLKDNDFLLHGHRPPMPSFRACFKSIFRIHTETGNIWTHLLGCLFFLCLGLMYMFRPNMSFVAPVQEKVVIGMFFLGAILCLSFSWLFHTVYCHSEGVSRVFSKLDYSGIAFLIMGSFVPWLYYSFYCSPQPCFIYLIVVCVLGLAAITVSQCDFFATPQYRGVRAGVFVGLGLSGVVPTLHFVISEGLIKATTIGQMGWLFLMATLYITGACLYAARIPERFFPGKCDIWFHSHQLFHILVVAGAFVHFHGVSNLQEFRFTAGGGCTEDGNL; encoded by the exons ATGGGAATGACTCCACTCCTGCAAGCACACCACGCCATGGAGAAGATGGAGGAGTTTGTACAcaag ATGTGGGAGGGTCGGTGGCGCGTCATTCCTCATGATGTACTCCCCGATTGGCTGAAGGACAATGACTTCCTGCTTCACGGCCACAGACCTCCCATGCCTTCGTTTCGCGCCTGCTTCAAGAGCATCTTTAGAATCCACACAGAGACGGGAAACATCTGGACACACCTGCTAG gctgtttgtttttcctctgtctGGGCCTGATGTACATGTTCAGACCCAATATGTCTTTTGTGGCTCCGGTCCAAGAGAAGGTGGTGATCGGGATGTTTTTCCTGGGAGCCATCCTCTGCCTCTCATTCTCCTGGCTCTTCCACACAGTCTACTGCCACTCTGAGGGCGTGTCCAGAGTCTTCTCCAA GTTGGACTACAGTGGGATCGCCTTCCTGATCATGGGCTCCTTCGTCCCCTGGTTGTATTATTCCTTCTACTGCTCCCCTCAGCCCTGCTTCATCTACCTGATAGTGGTCTGTGTACTAGGACTGGCTGCCATCACCGTATCACAGTGCGACTTCTTTGCTACTCCACAGTACAGAGGAGTCAGAGCAG GTGTGTTTGTGGGCCTTGGTCTGAGCGGCGTGGTTCCCACCCTGCACTTTGTCATCAGTGAGGGTCTGATCAAGGCGACCACCATTGGCCAGATGGGCTGGCTGTTCCTCATGGCCACGCTCTACATCACCGGAGCCTGTCTGTACGCCGCCCGAATCCCCGAGAGGTTCTTCCCCGGCAAGTGTGACATCTGG TTTCACTCCCATCAGTTGTTCCACATCTTGGTGGTCGCCGGGGCTTTCGTTCACTTCCACGGCGTCTCCAACCTGCAGGAGTTTCGCTTCACAGCAGGAGGAGGCTGCACTGAGGATGGCAATCTctaa